In uncultured Bacteroides sp., the following proteins share a genomic window:
- a CDS encoding NfeD family protein → MDILIIIGLIVAGIILFLIEIFVIPGISFAGVGAFICLIYANYFAFSNLGNTAGFITLAASAIACVSTLILFMKSKTLDKIALKKNITSTVDNEAELSVKVGDTGISVTRLALIGMAEINGHHVEVKSVDGFIEEKTPIIVNRIAHGAILVERQKQTTI, encoded by the coding sequence ATGGACATATTAATTATAATCGGACTTATTGTAGCAGGAATTATCTTATTTCTGATTGAAATTTTTGTCATCCCTGGCATTAGCTTTGCAGGGGTCGGTGCATTCATTTGTCTGATCTATGCCAATTACTTTGCTTTTTCCAATTTAGGAAACACTGCAGGCTTCATCACATTGGCAGCTTCTGCTATAGCTTGTGTGAGTACGTTAATACTATTTATGAAGTCCAAAACGCTTGATAAAATAGCTCTGAAAAAGAATATAACCTCTACCGTAGACAATGAAGCCGAACTAAGCGTGAAAGTTGGTGATACCGGTATTTCCGTTACACGCCTGGCCCTGATTGGAATGGCAGAGATTAACGGACATCATGTGGAAGTAAAGTCTGTCGATGGATTTATTGAAGAAAAAACGCCCATCATAGTGAATCGCATTGCACATGGCGCCATTCTTGTAGAGAGACAAAAGCAAACAACAATATAA
- a CDS encoding tetratricopeptide repeat protein translates to MRKRHVIFILLCLSAFTLSAQTLEEAKELFKSGQYQQAKPVFQKYVKSAPGNPNYNFWYGACCYETGEKDVAEKYLVNGANKKIQEAFRYLGQLYSEQYRYEEAEENYNIYILMLTKNKIPTEKYENILKQISLGAQMVKGVEKVAVIDSVVIDKNSFLSAYKISEESGNLYPFNNFFKTEGNNEGMVYQTELGNKLYYGDNGKNSHLNIYTKTKLINQWSEATQLPKNINSGEDTNYPFVMSDGITLYYASKGEGSMGGYDIFVTRYNSETDTYLKPENVGMPFNSPFNDYMYVIDEYNNLGWFASDRYQPKDKVCIYIFIPNESKQIYDYDSMENNKLISLARISSLKESWNGKNAEVKAAKERLEAARSHTPKSTEKIEFEFVINDQITYTKLEDFTSPKAVELVKSWQQTLSDFNAQTKKLEKQRDTFNGANQETKKALTPGILDLEKRVEQIAQEVKTLEISIRNEENNFLRK, encoded by the coding sequence ATGAGAAAAAGACATGTAATATTTATTCTTCTTTGCCTTTCTGCATTCACTCTCTCGGCTCAGACTCTGGAAGAGGCAAAAGAACTATTCAAAAGTGGTCAATATCAACAAGCTAAACCAGTCTTCCAGAAATATGTAAAAAGCGCTCCGGGAAATCCCAACTATAATTTCTGGTATGGTGCGTGTTGCTATGAAACCGGAGAAAAAGATGTAGCCGAAAAGTATTTAGTCAATGGTGCAAACAAAAAAATACAGGAAGCATTCCGTTACTTAGGTCAACTTTACAGCGAACAATATCGCTATGAAGAAGCTGAAGAGAATTACAACATCTATATTCTGATGCTGACCAAAAACAAAATTCCAACGGAGAAATATGAGAACATATTAAAGCAGATCAGTTTAGGAGCCCAAATGGTTAAAGGGGTAGAAAAGGTTGCAGTTATTGATAGTGTGGTGATTGATAAAAACAGCTTTTTAAGTGCATATAAGATAAGTGAAGAATCCGGCAACCTGTATCCCTTCAACAACTTCTTTAAAACCGAAGGTAACAATGAAGGCATGGTTTATCAAACCGAGTTGGGCAATAAACTTTATTATGGAGATAATGGAAAGAATAGCCATTTAAACATCTATACCAAAACCAAACTGATTAATCAATGGAGTGAAGCCACTCAGCTTCCCAAAAACATAAATTCGGGCGAAGATACCAATTATCCTTTTGTCATGTCAGACGGAATCACCCTTTACTATGCATCTAAAGGCGAAGGTTCAATGGGCGGATATGACATCTTTGTTACCCGTTACAACAGTGAAACAGACACATACCTGAAACCCGAAAATGTAGGTATGCCTTTTAACTCTCCTTTCAACGACTATATGTACGTGATTGATGAATATAACAATCTTGGATGGTTCGCATCCGACCGTTATCAGCCTAAAGATAAAGTCTGTATTTACATATTCATCCCTAATGAGTCTAAGCAAATTTATGATTACGACTCTATGGAAAACAACAAACTTATCTCACTGGCAAGAATCAGTTCCTTAAAAGAAAGCTGGAATGGCAAGAATGCAGAGGTGAAAGCAGCAAAAGAACGACTTGAAGCCGCAAGAAGTCATACACCCAAATCAACAGAAAAAATTGAATTTGAGTTTGTAATCAATGATCAGATCACATACACTAAGCTTGAAGATTTCACCTCTCCAAAGGCGGTTGAGCTGGTAAAAAGCTGGCAACAAACACTCTCCGATTTTAATGCGCAGACAAAAAAACTGGAGAAACAACGCGATACCTTTAATGGAGCAAATCAGGAAACAAAGAAAGCCCTTACCCCTGGCATTCTTGATTTGGAAAAAAGAGTGGAACAAATTGCTCAGGAAGTAAAAACATTGGAAATAAGTATTCGTAACGAAGAAAATAATTTCCTTCGAAAATAG